From the genome of Aspergillus chevalieri M1 DNA, chromosome 8, nearly complete sequence, one region includes:
- the RFA1 gene encoding replication factor A subunit protein RFA1 (BUSCO:EOG09262387;~COG:L;~EggNog:ENOG410PGI7;~InterPro:IPR031657,IPR004591,IPR013955,IPR004365, IPR012340,IPR007199;~PFAM:PF01336,PF04057,PF08646,PF16900;~go_component: GO:0005634 - nucleus [Evidence IEA];~go_function: GO:0003676 - nucleic acid binding [Evidence IEA];~go_function: GO:0003677 - DNA binding [Evidence IEA];~go_process: GO:0006260 - DNA replication [Evidence IEA];~go_process: GO:0006281 - DNA repair [Evidence IEA];~go_process: GO:0006310 - DNA recombination [Evidence IEA]): MASEAASHISVGALSAIFDDTKAQPLEPIVQCVQIKPLPPQQNQQERYRAVFSDISNYVQTMLATQNNHLVTNGLLRKGCFVRLKSFQANLVKGKKILIILDLEVLQELGEFEKIGEPKALENKAEEDEKSQPTTISGNGFYGSKLQGQQMQAHNRTPSTRPIAPASSHATIYPIEAISPYNHKWTIKARCTSKSNIKTWHNRNGEGKLFSVNLLDDSGEIRATGFNQQCEMLYDVFQEGNVYYISSPCRVQIAKKQFTNLNNDYELTFEKDTIVEKAEDQSDVPQIRFNFSAIGELQSVEKDTTIDVIGVLKEVGEASQIVSKTTSKPYDKRELTLVDTTGFSVRLTVWGSTATGFNVMPESVVAFKGVKVSDFGGRSLSLLSSGTMTVDPDISEAHKLKGWYDAQGRDEAFVSHASMSNATTSAKPDRFKTIAQVREEQLGMSENPDYFSLKATIIYIKKENVCYPACLSERCNKKVTELDPGQWRCEHCDKTHPRPEYRYIMLISVSDHTGQLYLSCFDDVGKAIMGTSADNLMEIRQNDDKADGDLFQDANCRTWNFRCRAKIDHFGDQQRVRYQVSSAQPINYSDEASRLAGLIDSYGLD, from the exons ATGGCCTCAGAAGCAGCATCTCATATTTCTGTCGGGGCTCTTAG TGCCATATTTGATGACACAAAAGCTCAACCCCTCGAACCTATTGTTCAATGTGTGCAAATCAAGCCTCTACCACCCCAACAAAACCAGCAAGAGCGCTACAGGGCTGTATTTAGCGACATTTCCAACTATGTCCAAACAATGCTTGCTACTC AAAACAATCATCTGGTTACCAACGGTTTACTTCGAAAGGGATGCTTCGTTCGCCTGAAATCTTTCCAAGCGAACTTGGTCAAGGGAAAAAA AATCCTCATAATCCTGGACCTTGAAGTTCTGCAAGAGCTCGGTGAATTTGAAAAAATCGGAGAACCAAAAGCCTTGGAAAACAaggctgaggaggatgagaaaTCCCAGCCGACCACTATCTCTGGAAATGGATTCTATGGCTCCAAGTTACAAGGACAGCAGATGCAAGCGCATAACCGAACACCGTCAACGCGACCCATCGCGCCCGCATCGTCCCATGCTACCATATACCCGATTGAAGCTATATCCCCGTACAATCATAAGTGGACAATCAAAGCGCGCTGCACAAGCAAGTCGAATATAAAGACCTGGCATAACCGGAATGGAGAAGGCAAGCTGTTCAGTGTTAATTTGCTTGATGACAGTGGTGAAATTCGTGCAACTGGATTCAATCAACAATGTGAAATGCTGTATGATGTTTTCCAAGAGGGAAATGTCTACTACATTTCTAGTCCTTGCCGTGTGCAAATTGCTAAAAAACAATTTACCAATCTGAACAATGATTATGAACTCACGTTCGAAAAAGATACGATCGTCGAAAAG GCTGAGGACCAGAGCGATGTGCCCCAAATTCGGTTCAATTTTTCGGCCATAGGCGAACTCCAGTCCGTCGAAAAAGACACAACCATTGACGTTATAGGCGTGCTTAAAGAGGTTGGAGAGGCATCTCAAATCGTCTCTAAAACCACAAGCAAGCCGTATGACAAGCGTGAATTGACTTTGGTCGACACCACTGGATTCTCTGTGCGCTTGACTGTCTGGGGCTCTACAGCAACAGGTTTCAATGTGATGCCTGAATCAGTGGTTGCGTTCAAAGGTGTAAAAGTATCTGACTTCGGCGGTAGAAGTCTGAGCTTGTTGAGTTCTGGCACCATGACCGTTGACCCCGACATTTCTGAAGCACATAAACTAAAGGGCTGGTACGATGCACAAGGCAGAGATGAAGCGTTTGTCTCGCATGCATCCATGTCCAATGCGACAACTTCAGCAAAACCTGATCGATTTAAGACGATTGCCCAAGTTCGTGAGGAGCAATTGGGGATGTCGGAAAATCCCGATTATTTTTCTTTGAAAGCAACTATCATCTATATCAAGAAGGAGAACGTCTGCTACCCTGCTTGCCTCTCAGAGAGATGCAATAAAAAAGTGACGGAACTTGATCCTGGTCAGTGGCGGTGTGAGCATTGTGACAAGACTCATCCACGCCCTGAGTATCGCTATATCATGCTTATTAGCGTTAGCGACCATACTGGCCAACTCTATCTAAGCTGCTTCGATGATGTCGGCAAAGCAATAATGGGAACTTCTGCGGACAATTTGATGGAAATTCGACAGAATGACGACAAGGCGGACGGGGACTTATTCCAGGATGCTAATTGCCGAACTTGGAACTTCAGGTGTCGCGCCAAAATAGATCATTTTGGTGATCAACAACG TGTTCGTTATCAGGTATCTTCGGCCCAGCCTATCAATTATTCTGATGAGGCTTCACGGCTCGCAGGATTGATTGACTCATATGGTCTCGATTga
- a CDS encoding ubiquitin-specific protease UBP14 (COG:O;~EggNog:ENOG410PFVY;~InterPro:IPR038765,IPR016652,IPR001607,IPR009060, IPR018200,IPR001394,IPR015940,IPR041432,IPR028889, IPR013083;~MEROPS:MER0002694;~PFAM:PF13423,PF02148,PF00443,PF00627,PF17807;~go_function: GO:0004843 - thiol-dependent ubiquitin-specific protease activity [Evidence IEA];~go_function: GO:0005515 - protein binding [Evidence IEA];~go_function: GO:0008270 - zinc ion binding [Evidence IEA];~go_process: GO:0006511 - ubiquitin-dependent protein catabolic process [Evidence IEA];~go_process: GO:0016579 - protein deubiquitination [Evidence IEA]), with amino-acid sequence MDFCTHIHSEDLKPPSPSQAVYREDCTQCFDSIDDELGLNVCLHCFNGGCTGDRNHSRLHYNRFDHPLALNIKRTRKKVQKISKLAIAAETDEDRYDTTTKVVCYSCCQDDIDKSSGNLSVVIDGMMKALTFSKREEVKAWEQEFVPCEHTLCLVQDNPRQIESQDLGQCSMCDLKENLWLCLECGNLGCGRSQFGGIGGNSHALAHSDLASHGVAVKLGSITADGSADIYCYKCNEERIDPDLATHLAHWGIDITGREKTEKSLMEMQIEHNMRWEFSMTNEDGQELTTVFGPGFTGLTNLGNSCYLSSIVQCVFSLPEFQQRYYHPNEEPPFSQNPAEDLETQLRKLADGILSGRYSRPDRDVIASPDSPEVPHQKGLAPAMFKHLIGRGHEEFSTMRQQDAFEFLLHLFKVISLSSHPVHLGNPIQTFRFATEQRLQCTSCNKVRYKVDEQDNISIPVPARRVSYRDKPASSSENNHSDQFEPVTLLDCLDSSTADELVEFSCPACGSSDGFSKRSLFRTLPQQLVINARRFELVNWVPTKLDIPVEVGDDTVDLSRYLSSGPQDGEEILPETETDTFNPNQEILDQLLSMGFPGVRCEKALYATGNSDTEAAMNWLFAHMEDPDIDQPFAASRVAGESTKNQQDPLKVAQLSEMGIGDAHARKALAATDGDVNRALDWVFSHPDDLGEDADQNSGSEPDAPRETPGFSTTPAKYQLQSIVCHKGSSVHAGHYVAFVRKVLPGENKLSWVMYNDEKVVKVDDIQEMKKFAYVYIFSRV; translated from the exons ATGGACTTTTGTACACACATCCATTCAGAAG ACCTCAAACCACCTTCTCCATCACAAGCCGTGTATCGGGAAGATTGCACGCAATGTTTTGACTCAATT GATGACGAGTTGGGATTGAATGTTTGTCTCCACTGTTTCAACGGTGGCTGTACAGGCGATAGAAATCACTCCCGTCTCCATTACAACCGATTTGACCATCCTCTGGCACTCAACATAAAGCGGACGAGAAAGAAGGTCCAG aAGATTTCCAAGCTTGCAATTGCCGCGGAGACGGATGAAGATCGCTACGATACAACCACAAAAGTCGTCTGCTATTCATGCTGTCAAGATGATATAGATAAATCTAGCGGAAATTTGTCTGTGGTAATTGACGGGATGATGAAAGCGTTGACATTCTCAAAAAGGGAAGAGGTGAAAGCCTGGGAACAGGAGTTCGTCCCTTGTGAACACACTCTTTGCTTGGTACAAGACAATCCCAGACAGATTGAATCCCAAG ATCTCGGCCAATGCTCAATGTGCGACCTCAAGGAAAATCTTTGGCTCTGTTTAGAGTGCGGCAACCTTGGCTGTGGACGCAGCCAGTTTGGTGGCATAGGGGGCAACTCCCATGCTCTTGCACACTCTGATTTGGCATCTCATGGTGTCGCAGTCAAACTCGGATCAATAACCGCTGATGGTTCTGCTGACATTTACTGCTACAAGTGCAACGAGGAAAGGATAGACCCTGATCTTGCCACCCACCTGGCTCACTGGGGGATAGATATAACAGGGCGAGAAAAGACTGAGAAAAGCCTCATGGAGATGCAAATTGAACATAATATGAGATGGGAGTTCTCAATGACCAATGAGGATGGCCAGGAGCTTACTACAGTTTTCGGTCCGGGCTTTACAGGATTGACTAACCTAGGAAACAGCTGTTATCTTTCGAGCATTGTCCAATGTGTTTTTTCCTTGCCGGAGTTTCAACAGAGATATTACCATCCAAACGAAGAGCCTCCGTTCTCTCAGAACCCGGCAGAAGATCTCGAGACACAGTTGCGGAAGCTTGCAGATGGTATTCTCTCCGGCCGGTACTCGAGGCCGGACAGGGATGTCATTGCTTCCCCAGATTCCCCGGAAGTCCCGCATCAAAAGGGATTGGCGCCAGCAATGTTCAAACATTTGATTGGTCGCGGGCATGAGGAGTTCTCTACGATGCGACAACAAGATGCCTTTGAGTTCTTACTTCACTTATTCAAGGTAATCAGCTTGTCCTCGCACCCTGTGCATTTGGGCAATCCAATCCAAACGTTCCGTTTCGCAACGGAACAGCGTCTTCAATGTACCTCGTGCAATAAGGTGCGTTATAAAGTTGATGAGCAAGACAACATCTCTATCCCGGTACCTGCGCGCCGAGTATCTTATCGTGATAAGCCGGCCTCGTCTTCTGAGAACAACCACTCTGATCAGTTTGAACCGGTAACCTTGTTGGACTGCCTGGACTCTTCCACGGCAGATGAGCTTGTTGAATTTAGCTGTCCAGCTTGCGGTAGTAGCGATGGTTTCTCCAAAAGATCATTGTTTCGAACGCTACCACAACAACTTGTCATTAACGCCCGGCGTTTTGAGTTGGTCAATTGGGTCCCTACTAAACTGGACATACCGGTTGAAGTTGGCGATGATACTGTGGATCTCAGCCGTTATCTCTCCTCTGGACCGCAGGATGGcgaggagatcctcccagagACCGAGACCGATACATTTAATCCAAATCAGGAAATACTCGATCAACTTCTTAGCATGGGCTTTCCAGGAGTGAGGTGCGAAAAGGCACTTTACGCAACTGGGAATTCGGATACTGAGGCAGCCATGAATTGGCTATTTGCCCATATGGAAGATCCTGATATCGATCAACCATTTGCGGCCAGTCGAGTCGCTGGAGAGTCTACTAAGAACCAGCAAGATCCGTTGAAGGTGGCACAGTTGAGTGAAATGGGCATCGGTGATGCACATGCAAGGAAAGCGTTGGCAGCTACAGATGGGGACGTCAATAGGGCCCTTGACTGGGTATTCAGTCATCCAGATGATTTGGGTGAAGACGCTGATCAGAATTCTGGATCTGAACCTGATGCTCCTCGTGAAACACCGGGCTTCAGTACTACGCCAGCCAAATACCAGCTCCAGTCTATAGTCTGTCACAAGGGATCTTCAGTGCATGCTGG TCACTATGTGGCCTTTGTGCGAAAAGTCCTCCCTGGGGAAAACAAACTGTCGTGGGTGATGTATAACGATGAAAAGGTTGTGAAGGTTGATGACATACAGGAGATGAAGAAGTTTGCCTATGTGTATATATTCTCCCGTGTTTAG
- the dbp3 gene encoding RNA-dependent ATPase DBP3 (BUSCO:EOG092625P1;~COG:A;~EggNog:ENOG410PGQU;~InterPro:IPR027417,IPR001650,IPR014001,IPR011545, IPR000629;~PFAM:PF04851,PF00270,PF00271;~go_function: GO:0003676 - nucleic acid binding [Evidence IEA];~go_function: GO:0005524 - ATP binding [Evidence IEA]), with amino-acid sequence MAKRDKSDERDFEHRPEKKSKTKKHAKESKSTDNDINSNAELDAPYVQSSELDEVPQLEIDQFLTEHSIKITDTSSEDTTVPRPIISFTHLPQCDSKLYEQLSSFKSPTPVQSATWPLLFAGRDTIGIAETGSGKTLAFGLPCLRKILESKKRKWKSARPSAVIVSPTRELAMQIYDQLSKFANPVNIGVACIFGGVRKEEQREVLKTAAIVVATPGRLKDLQNDGSVDLGKVKYLVLDEADRMLDKGFEQDIKDIIGSMQDTGRQTVMFTATWPPSVRNLAATFMTSPVTVTIGGDPSADPRANSRIKQVVEVVKPQEKEYRLVELLNRSQRGVTSPEKVLAFCLYKKEAMRIERLLRTKGFKVAGIHGDMSQQERFRSLEAFKSGSATVLVATDVAARGLDIPSVKLVLNVTFPLTVEDYVHRIGRTGRAGAEGHAITLFTETDKAQSGALINVLRAAKQEIPEDLLKFGTTVKKKQHGAYGSFFKDIDNNKSATKIVFDD; translated from the exons ATGGCGAAACGGGACAAGAGTGACGAACGCGATTTCGAGCATCgaccagaaaagaaatcgaAGACAAAGAAGCATGCAAAGGAGTCGAAATCAACTGACAACGATATCAACTCCAATGCAGAGTTAGATGCTCCCTACGTACAGTCTTCGGAGCTTGATGAAGTCCCTCAACTTGAAATAGATCAGTTTTTGACGGAGCACTCCATTAAGATAACTGATACTTCGTCTGAGGATACCACAGTACCTCGCCCGATCATATCGTTTACTCATTTACCTCAATGCGACAGCAAACTTTACGAACAATTGAGCTCTTTCAAATCACCGACGCCTGTGCAGTCGGCTACCTGGCCGCTGCTTTTTGCAGGCCGTGATACAATCGGTATAGCCGAAACTGGAAGTGGTAAAACACTTGCGTTTGGCTTGCCATGTCTTAGGAAAATTTTGGAGTccaaaaaaaggaaatggaAGTCTGCCCGCCCTTCAGCAGTGATCGTTTCTCCCACAAGAGAGCTTGCAATGCAAATATATGACCAGCTCTCAAAGTTTGCCAATCCTGTAAACATTGGCGTGGCATGTATATTTGGGGGTGTGAGAAAGGAGGAACAGCGTGAAGTCTTGAAAACTGCTGCCATCGTCGTTGCAACACCGGGACGATTGAAAGATCTTCAGAATGATGGATCCGTTGACTTGGGAAAGGTCAAGTATCTTGTACTCGATGAGGCAGATCGTATGTTGGACAAGGGATTCGAACAAGACATAAAAGATATCATTGGCTCCATGCAAGATACTGGTCGGCAAACTGTAATGTTCACTGCAACATGGCCTCCTTCTGTTAGGAACCTTGCAGCAACCTTCATGACCTCACCTGTGACTGTCACAATTGGCGGGGATCCTTCTGCTGATCCTCGTGCCAACTCAAGGATCAAACAGGTTGTTGAAGTGGTCAAGccgcaagaaaaagaatacaGGCTTGTTGAGTTACTGAACCGTTCGCAAAGAGGAGTTACTTCCCCAGAGAAGGTGTTAGCTTTTTGTCTATACAAAAAGGAAGCAATGCGCATCGAGAGGCTTCTTCGCACTAAGGGGTTCAAAGTAGCCGGGATACATGGGGACATGAGTCAACAGGAGAGGTTCAGGAGCTTGGAAGCATTCAAGTCAGGCTCTGCTACGGTGCTTGTTGCTACTGATGTTGCAGCTCGAGGCCTTGATATCCCTTCCGTCAAGTTGGTTCTCAATGTCACGTTCCCCCTGACGGTCGAAGACTATGTACATCGGATCGGACG GACGGGACGAGCTGGAGCCGAGGGTCACGCAATAACATTGTTCACCGAAACTGACAAAGCACAATCTGGCGC GTTAATTAATGTCTTACGGGCTGCGAAGCAGGAGATTCCAGAAGACCTCCTCAAGTTTGGGACAACCgtcaagaagaagcagcatGGCGCATATGGTTCTTTTTTCAAAGACATTGATAATAACAAATCAGCGACCAAAATTGTGTTTGATGACTAA
- the OST3 gene encoding OST3/OST6 family protein (BUSCO:EOG09264R0D;~COG:O;~EggNog:ENOG410PHIV;~InterPro:IPR036249,IPR021149;~PFAM:PF04756;~SECRETED:SignalP(1-20);~TransMembrane:4 (n4-15c20/21o177-197i209-228o262-279i291-312o)) yields the protein MKPLSFLLLSILCIVSSALASPSTDKFERFQALSRLAPIDLDDSSYNDLTSKPRDYYAAVVLTATEARFGCILCRELQPEWELIAQSWNKGSKPDELKLLFGTLDFIHGKATFQKLMLQTAPVLLVFPPTVGPFARVDDTPFRFDFTGPMSADQLYTWINRHLPEGPKPPLVRPVNYVRLVSAITLSMGAVTLFTVLSPYVLPIVRNRNIWAAISLISILLFTSGHMFNHIRRVPYVVGDGKGGISYFAGGFQTQFGMETQIIAAIYATLSFATIALAMKVPRMADAKAQQVAVVIWGAVLFGVYSFLLSVFKAKNAGYPFFLPPF from the exons ATGAAACCTCTCTCTTTTTTACTTCTCTCCATTCTCTGTATAGTGTCCAGTGCACTCGCAAGTCCATCAACAGATAAATTCGAACGATTTCAAGCCCTTTCGCGTCTCGCACCCATTGATCTGGACGACTCGTCATACAATGATTTAACTTCAAAGCCGCGCGATTACTATGCCGCCGTTGTCTTGACAGCGACGGAGGCTCGCTTTGGGTGTATTCTGTGCCGGGAACTTCAGCCAGAATGGGAGCTCATTGCACAAAGTTGGAACAAGGGCTCGAAGCCTGATGAGTTAAAGTTGCTTTTTGGTACCCTTGATTTCATCCATGGCAAGGCTACGTTCCAGAAG CTGATGCTTCAAACCGCTCCTGTTCTACTGGTGTTCCCTCCAACTGTTGGCCCATTTGCCAGAGTTGATGATACCCCCTTCAGATTTGACTTTACCGG TCCCATGTCCGCGGACCAACTGTACACATGGATCAACCGTCACCTGCCTGAGGGACCGAAGCCGCCTCTCGTACGTCCTGTCAATTACGTGCGACTTGTCTCAGCAATTACGCTCTCTATGGGTGCAGTGACGCTTTTCACGGTTTTATCACCCTACGTTCTGCCGATTGTTCGGAACCGAAACATCTGGGCCGCGATCAGTCTTATTTCTATTCTTCTCTTCACAAGTGGACACATGTTCAATCACATCCGGAGAGTACCATATGTCGTCGGAGATGGGAAGGGAGGCATCAGCTATTTTGCCGGTGGATTTCAGACCCAGTTTGGAATGGAGACACAAATCATTGCAGCTATAT ATGCTACGCTCTCTTTTGCGACAATTGCACTTGCCATGAAAGTGCCTCGTATGGCCGACGCAAAAGCGCAGCAAGTGGCCGTAGTGATCTGGGGGGCTGTCTTGTTTGGGGTGTATAGTTTCCTCCTCAGTGTTTTTAAGGCAAAGAATGCCGGCTATCCTTTCTTCCTGCCCCCATTCTAG